One part of the Bradyrhizobium sp. CB1650 genome encodes these proteins:
- a CDS encoding DUF4089 domain-containing protein — MAEPLDDYIDAVSKALALPVEDAWRPAVRANLDVSLRLGRLVDEFALPDETEPAPVFTA, encoded by the coding sequence ATGGCCGAACCGCTGGACGATTATATCGACGCCGTATCGAAAGCTCTGGCGCTGCCGGTCGAGGACGCCTGGCGGCCGGCGGTGCGCGCCAACCTCGACGTGTCGCTGCGGCTCGGCCGCCTCGTCGACGAATTCGCGCTGCCGGACGAGACCGAGCCGGCGCCCGTGTTCACGGCCTGA
- a CDS encoding AtzE family amidohydrolase — protein sequence MMVHPEMTAAEIAAAIATRKLTAFEVTEAALARITRYHLLLGAFTDITGRRARAKALAIDADIANGKQVGPLAGVPFAVKNLFDVAGLPTRAGSKINRDLPKAKRDATLIERMEAAGAVLVGALNMGEYAYDFTGENVHDGPSRNPHDTTRMTGGSSGGSGSAVGGALVPIALGSDTNGSIRVPSSFCGIFGLKPTYGRLSRARSFPFVASLDHLGPLARSVTDLALAYDAMQGPDADDGACTTRPIEPVTPLLGESIAGLRVAIAGGHFQKNVFPEAVEAVSLVAKALGATQVVEIPEASRARAAAYVITTTEGASLHLDRLRKRPNDFDPAVRDRLIAGAMVPASLVDRAQKFRRWYRAQVMELFKSVDVLLAPATPCTAPKLGQVNFTLDGVELPVRANIGIHTQPISFIGLPVVAVPVPLEPLPIGVQIITAPWREDVALRVAHTLERMGVVSAPSPRGF from the coding sequence ATGATGGTTCATCCCGAAATGACGGCCGCGGAGATCGCCGCAGCTATTGCCACCCGGAAGCTAACTGCGTTCGAGGTCACCGAAGCGGCGCTGGCGCGCATCACTCGATACCACCTCCTGCTTGGTGCCTTTACGGACATCACTGGCAGGCGCGCTCGCGCGAAGGCGCTCGCCATCGACGCCGACATTGCCAACGGTAAGCAGGTCGGTCCGCTCGCCGGTGTACCCTTTGCGGTAAAGAACCTGTTCGATGTTGCGGGCCTGCCGACGCGCGCCGGCTCGAAGATCAACCGCGACCTGCCGAAGGCTAAGCGCGACGCGACACTGATCGAGCGTATGGAAGCAGCCGGCGCCGTGCTGGTCGGTGCGCTCAACATGGGCGAATACGCCTACGACTTCACCGGCGAGAACGTCCATGACGGTCCCTCGCGCAATCCGCATGACACCACGCGGATGACCGGCGGTTCCTCGGGCGGCTCGGGCAGCGCCGTCGGCGGCGCGCTGGTACCGATCGCGCTGGGCTCGGACACCAACGGCTCGATCCGCGTGCCGTCCTCGTTCTGCGGCATTTTTGGTCTCAAGCCCACATACGGCCGCCTGTCGCGCGCGCGCTCTTTCCCGTTCGTGGCGAGCCTCGATCATCTCGGCCCGCTTGCGCGTTCCGTTACCGATCTGGCGCTGGCCTATGACGCGATGCAGGGGCCGGATGCCGACGATGGTGCCTGCACCACACGACCAATCGAGCCGGTGACGCCGCTGCTCGGCGAATCCATTGCGGGCCTGCGCGTGGCGATCGCCGGCGGCCATTTCCAGAAGAACGTGTTTCCCGAGGCCGTCGAGGCCGTCAGCCTTGTCGCCAAGGCGCTCGGCGCAACGCAGGTGGTGGAGATTCCCGAAGCCTCGCGCGCTCGCGCGGCGGCTTACGTCATCACCACGACGGAAGGCGCCTCGCTGCATCTCGATCGCCTGCGCAAGCGCCCGAACGATTTCGATCCGGCGGTGCGCGACCGGCTGATCGCTGGCGCCATGGTGCCGGCTTCGTTGGTCGACCGCGCGCAAAAATTCCGCCGCTGGTACCGCGCGCAAGTGATGGAGCTGTTCAAGTCGGTCGACGTGCTGCTCGCCCCCGCAACGCCCTGTACGGCGCCGAAGCTCGGTCAGGTGAATTTCACGCTCGACGGCGTCGAACTGCCGGTGCGCGCCAATATCGGCATCCACACTCAGCCGATCTCGTTCATCGGCCTGCCCGTGGTTGCCGTGCCGGTCCCGCTCGAGCCGTTGCCGATCGGCGTGCAGATCATCACAGCGCCCTGGCGCGAGGACGTCGCGCTGCGCGTCGCGCATACGCTGGAACGAATGGGCGTGGTATCAGCGCCGTCGCCGAGAGGATTTTGA
- the hpxZ gene encoding oxalurate catabolism protein HpxZ — MEIDLPDVIADVKAAFERYETALVNNDVAVLGELFRNDPRTLRYGIGENLYGYEAIASFRAARSPVGLNRRTAKTVITSYGRDTAVASTLFYRDTAPGKVGRQMQTWIRFPEGWRVVAAHVSIIDEPKET; from the coding sequence ATGGAAATCGATCTTCCCGACGTGATCGCGGATGTCAAAGCCGCGTTCGAGCGTTACGAGACGGCGCTGGTCAACAACGACGTCGCCGTGCTCGGCGAGCTTTTCCGCAATGATCCTCGCACGCTGCGCTACGGCATCGGCGAGAACCTCTATGGCTATGAGGCGATCGCGAGCTTTCGTGCCGCGCGCTCGCCCGTCGGCCTCAATCGTCGCACCGCGAAAACCGTCATCACCAGCTATGGCCGCGACACCGCGGTCGCTTCCACCCTGTTCTATCGCGACACGGCGCCCGGCAAGGTCGGTCGGCAGATGCAGACCTGGATCCGCTTCCCGGAGGGCTGGCGCGTCGTCGCCGCCCATGTCAGCATCATCGACGAGCCGAAAGAGACGTGA